tgtgctacaagacgagctttgtaacgcacaatttcgttcttctcattacgcttccgaacgaaaacccacttgtagccaacgggcttcacatgtggatgagtaggaactacaggtccaaacaccttacgtttcgcaagtgaatcaagttcgacttggattgcttgtttccagtttgaccaatcagctctacgtcgacattcatcaacggaacgcggttcaatgtcatcgctcaacatgatctcagtagctactgcaaatgctaatgcatcgtcgacaatcatctcatttctacgccacacatcatctaagctagcataatagaccgaaatctcacgattctcgggaggaggattcgtctcttcaaggacgcttccataatctagaatttcctcatgagttgggtaaaatgagtaagcgatagtcggattcacggtaggctcttcaggaccttgtgccgtggttttcctcttccgggggtgtgaatcctttgaaccaaggggtctgccacgcttttgtgtaggggcagatgattggctagccgctaatgtacgtggatcaccagaattggcgtcccgggcttccaggagggtagtccgtcgtacatttggtacatccatctttgcaggcgtattcgcagctggaatatgtgatcttgtcacgcgcgctagatcggtgaaagcatctggcatgctctgagctatgctctggagatctaatatgcgctgcacttcagcttcagactgagcggtgcggggatctaaatgagacaaagtgggagtcgtccacgataattcgcgtcgttcattaggaacgttgacgttcttatctccccctaacgacgggaagactgtctcatagaagtgacaatccgcgaaacgagcggtaaacagatcgcctgtcaaaggttctaagtaacgaataatcgaaggagaatcatatccgacatagattctcatccttcgctgaggccccatttttgtacgtaagggcggcgagatcggcacatagaccgcacaaccaaaaaacgcgcagatgcgatatgtcgggttcgcatccggtgaccaactgaagggcactaaatggtggtgtcgcaacaggcctcaggcggaccaactttgctgcgtgcaatattgcatggccctaagcagcgatcgggagcttggtacgtatgaccaacgatcgagcaatcatttgtaaacgcttaatgaaagcctctgccagggcgttctgggtgtgaacatggggtacaggatgttcaacttcaaccccaaccgacatgcaatagtcatcaaaagttttagatgtgaattctccagcattatccaatcgaatagatttgatcggataatcagggtggtgagccctgagcttgataacctgagccaacagtttggagaatgcagcgttccttgtggacaacaagcacacgtgtgaccaacgtgtagaagcgtcaaccaaaaccataaaatatctaaatggtccgcagggaggttgaatcggtccacaaatgtccccctgaatccgttgtagaaaaatgggaggattcgaacgaatcttgtcataagaaggcttagtaataagctttcccatagaacatgtttgacatgcaatttcatggatcgaacctaagcttcgggttagtggatgcccgtgtgaagttttgaggatacggcgcatcgctattcgtccaggatgtcccaaacgatcatgccaaagtgtaatttcgtgcgcggtccctgtggtagggccggccacatagtggcattctatggggcgtatggtcgtagtatacagaccactcgggttacgctccatcttctctagaatacgcttctggccatattcgtaggaagttacgcacagaaattcaactccgttttctacgtgggtttcagcgtggtaattgttatctctaatgtccttgaaacttagtaacgttcttccggaacgtggagaatagagtgcctcagcaatggtcaaaattgtaccattggacaacattatacgtgccttaccgtatccttcgattaggttggatgggcctgagagggttgtcaaaggtgcattcttaggtacgaagttagtgaaatagatgcgttcacgcaaaacagtatgcgtggttgcactatctgccagacaactaactttcccaccagtcatacctagaatgaaaaattaatttgaatcggtcacatgcataaaagtttataaaaacaagtatcaattcaaaataatttcatttattcaaggaaaaaactgaatatccaaaataaatcgccaactaataatccaaaacataaaggaaaattgttcaaaatcaaccaaaaaacaaggtggggttcggccacaaggtggaattcggccccaattgtcttattttaactgaaaaataagtctatgtctaagattctaatcttccataggagtggtatcctcctgaaaatcagaaacttccatctttgtagtctccggttcgtccacttgcaggaagtttgattcaaacttcgtacgacgagaatgatatgcatccacaaccttcttgggagcacggcaaatacgggaccaatggtcattggaaccacaacgatagcacatatcgtcattcattgtggcaggtgctttgcccttattcttgaagttcggggcctggggagcgaggtttgggcgcttctgggctttgtttcctcccttggatgggccttggctctgttgaccttggtgggatggcttctggccgcccttaccacgcctcttttggcgttttgggtgctgatgagtgctataatgtgcttcaggcacagcagtagccccagtaggtcgagcttgatgattcttcatcaacagctggttctgcttttcagcaagaagtaaaacagagatcaaatccgagaacttagtgaacttctgagctctatattgttgctgcaggacaatattagaagcagagaaggtcgagtaggtcttctccaggagatcctcttcagtcaaagtttcattgcaaaacttgagaagtgatcggattcgacaaacttcagaattatattcattcacagacttaaagtcttggaagcgcaagtgctgccagtcgtgtcttgcttcaggcaagaatatgtccttttggtgatcgaaacgatcaaccaaagcgacccataatgcacgtggatcctcctcagcaaggtactcagtttgtagagcgtcatggatatatcttcggatgaagatcatagcagtggctttttcagcctcgccaacaggtttatctgttgcttcttcaatagcaggacccaagttctttgcagtgaggtggagcttcacatcttgaacccacttgaggtagttccttccagaaacctccaaagcggtgaagtcgagtttgttcaaattcgacatggtcctatcaaaatagatggacaagatgtggttagtgtaatggagaaaaatcaatccattcacataggagtagaacatacaggttctaatagacatgtattggtttaattttgcatgaaaaacttcgggttttcatgggtgatatatttaagtgaaaacttcgggttttctaacaaggcatgtttagaagaaacttcgggtttcaaagtaattatgaacttcaggttcatatattcctgcaggcaaacacaaatatatatgcaaacaaatatgcaaagaatatatgcagagatattgtataatgataagtgaattaatttatttttggtcttcggggccaaattaaagtgtgggtgaaaatataaaaacccatattattttaaaaaaaaattaaatgataaaatctcggggcctaaaaatataggccaagaaccctcgggtgggattacaggcccacggggtgagaagaggggaatgggctgctgtgtgcagccctaaaatatatatatatatttttttttctcaggcCGTTCCAGGCGAgcccagaattttttttttttttttttttcaattcaattatattatatgcatgtataatgttaatgaatcacatatttacgttgatgcatatgcaaataatagtttcaatgcatgtacatatgtaggattcaattcatgacaaatatcaaattcacataattgtagcaattttgattatgaagcatacacaatttatgtagaatctaaaatacgttaaacgtaaagttgggtcatgcatcatggtgaatgttcatgctatcagggcttgcaaaatatctagttaaaagccgttgtttagaaagaacctgattgcgtgatgatatagatgaactggtttgatgcagaaaaattatttcttcaatttcggctttcatcttcaagcttgtatcacgttcaacataagaagaaaaataaattgaatcaataacaatatatgaattcaataaaatcaagatttaatcaattaaaaataattgaaacgtaatactcccctgattgtagacgaataaattctctttaaatTCTTCTAAGCACAGCgtgaagagcgtgctgataacgtgttgtggtctattttttctgacagagggactagggccggcggcagagagagaggagagagatgtgtgtttgtagaattgtaggggaatgtgtgtgttgttatccctcctacattgtgcctttatttatagtagtaaagggagagaagatattccttctcctccaagtaatacaagttgtaataggaaaggataactagaatcaaatcttatctaagatttacacaatcatacttaaactatgAATGTTTACAACATAGTCAAAATTATAATGAGCTAATTGTTTAACCTAGAGGTTGCCATCAAGGAGTCAAGCCAACCGTGAGATTATTTATTTGGTTGCATGTTACATCTCTAGACTTAATTTCATATTAGAGTttagttaataaaaaattaagtgTCAACTTTTTGGTGACCCAGAGCCAAAGGTGTCATTTAATTCATGGAAAATGATTGACATCAGAAACGACAGCTATTGAGTTTTCAATAAAATGTCCacattgttttttttcaattgtggCACCATTTGGCAATTGCGATGCATTGTGCTTAAGTTTTTATATACAATTTTGTGGTATCCCCCACCAATTTTGTGGTATCCCCCACCAAGTTCCTAatatcgaaatttcggtaagaGATTCAAACCCAAGTGCAAAGAAACGGATATATTGTCCAAATGTCTAGTGTCAAAAGCAAGTTATTCAACTAAGAGATTCGAACTTAGGTGCAAATAGACGGACATATTGTCTTAATTGAGTGACTTAACTTATATTTGCACATCAAGAAAGTTAACACTAACACGGTAATAATTAGAGACTAATTTTGTATAGAGACACAATACTTGATAATCATATATCGTCTTAATTGACTTGATCTTGTTATCAACACGTGTCACTGGTCTCGTCACAATTAAAAGGGTCATTGTACCGTTGGACTACTTGCTTTGGTTAATTGATTGAGACTACGACATTATTAAAGCCTTGTGCAAATTAAAATGAGTATGGATCCATCGGATGTCCCCATGAATAATGAACAACATTTGCATTTaagttaagaaaaataattggtGCATCTTGTTACAAGAGAATTTATCTTTTCTTTGATATTTCATATCACAAATGGAAACTTCGAAAGAAATTTATTACAcataaatgacaaaataaagataTTTTAAACGAATCAAGCATTGTTATGGGGATTTATTTTTCCTCATGACAATGCAGAACTCGAAGAATTTATGTTCAAAATAATGTGTCTTGTACATGTTTGTGGCCCCACGGCACAAAATTATCAGTCAAACACTAAATTTCTCATATTATACTAATTCTGTGACATCTACACggaaaaacccaaaacccataaAACAAAATCACAGGCCCAATCGAGGAAACATAAAGCGTTTGACCAAAGTCTGTCTGGCACTTTGAATTCACTTGCATTGCGACTCCCGTTTCTCTTCACtctttttgttaaaaaaggcAAATAAAGTAATTAAAATCTCAAAATCTCACACAAACAGCCCGTAATTCAAAATCTCCCTGCTTTCGCTCTCTCTGTCTATAAGGAATCCATCTTTTTCAAATTCATTCAGTCATTCCCTGCTTAACGGTCTGCATCGCCCTCGGGCAGGCTTTCATACTGAActcagttgaatatcagagtgcgtaACGAAcgaaattaacaaaataataggaatattattaaactaactgagaatgccggaacggctacaaaaccctaagagactacattgtgaataactttTTCTCAAATGAATAACAAGcatgctatttataataaactaaccctaatcctaaaatgtaagaaatcaaaatcctaatactaacgggctaagcccagaaaaccaaacattcaaataaactaaatactaatattttctaaCACCCCTTGTCAAACTCATGGTGGTATACGACATGggtttgcaaacaagcagatgcggactGGCTCTGTTAGGCAAACTGGTAGGCAtgcaaacttgacttgacttgactggaCTTGACTTGACTGGCAAACTGGttcttgattcttgattcttgacttgacttgattctGGCTGGCAATCTGGTTCTGGTTTAAACTAGCTAGTGTTGAGAGTATGGAAAGAACCCGTCACTAAACGGACGAGATTTTCATATCTCAATTGtagcaacaaacaaacaaacacaaatactaTCACTCAAGTGGTCACAATTCAAAGTACTCGAATGACGGTcacaaaaaaatcccaaacagGCCAACAACTCGTGTGGAcctaaaaacaaacttaaccattttttttcttgttgcccGTGGACCTTAAACTAACAACAaacaattgtttttctttttcattctctttttgctttttttttctatcatttccttcctttctttcttttttctttcatgcGAACAAACAGCAAAACCTTTctgttttccttgtttttttttcttctgtgcaAACAAACAGCAACAGCAGGATCCtttctattttccttttttttttcttgaaaacaatcaataccaactaacaaatctaaaacaaaaacacaaacagcgGAAGATGACGGAAACAAAACTGATACAAACAAATTGATACAAACGAGAACGGATTGAACccactctgataccaagttgaatatcagagtgcgcaacgaacgagattaacaaaataataggaatattattaaactaactgAGAATGCCAGaatggctacaaaaccctaagggtgcgtttgttgcgccggactgtctcggactggactagctgccgggactaagctggactggcttagactggactaagctggactaatttagtgaagcgtttggtgtaatgtcggactaagaagcaggataagaaaaacagtattgttcaccagatttgtgtttgcttagactaggactacaaatttttgccattgtgtaatagagtaatgctacaaatctcatgatatgggttaattggagcatatttttgccatgtatattatgaatcttaaaaaaaattgacaattgttttgtttctattacctgctaatagaattgggtttaatttgcaaatgtagcttggtttaaactctatcacccaacataagaaaaataatagtgcccaatacatgcaacttcaacaaatacaagtacataagaagatctccataatttagaaaatcttagttaacattagttaacattagccaaaataaatctccttaatttacaaaatggctagttaacataagccaaaatactagtgcaaagctaagttataagccataacataagattgtatgattaataaaatacatccatgttaacattaataaaatacatccatgttaacattagccaaaatcctcATCCGTTTGGgttgtcgcttaaaagcctttggacgaacactttcttgagttccggtttgattgccctgcacacacacacacacacacactgcatacacacacacacacacacacacacacacacacacacacacacacacacacacacacacacacacacacacacactgcatacacacacacactgcatacacacacacacacacacacacacacacacattgcatacatacacacacacacggcatacatacatacacacacacacacacacacactgcatacacacacacacactgcatacacactcacacacatactcacacggacatacacactctcacacacggacatacactcacacacaccctgcatacatacatacatacatacacacacacacacactgcacaaacacacatacacacacacacaatacacacacacacacacacaatacacacacacacacacacacacacacacacaatacacacacacacacacacacggccacaatacacaaacacacacacacacacacacacaatacacacacacactacacaaacacacacacacacacaatacacatacacactacacaaacacacacacacacacacaatacacacacacacacacacacacacacacacacacacacacacacacacacacacacacacacacggacacaatacacaaacacacacacccacacacacaatacacacacactacacaaacacacacacacatattacatacacacacacacacacacatattacacttacacacacacacacagagattacagagagagagagagagagagattacatacatacacacacacacacacaaagattacacacacacacacacacagattacacagagagagagagagattacatacacacacacacacacagagtatacacacacaaattacatacacacacacatattacacttacacacacacagattacacacacacacacacagatgcaCACACACAGATTACACACCCAAATTTTTACTTGGATGCTCTACCAGGCCAAATCAGTCTTTCAATCTCAGCCGTTTAAGAAAATGCATTGGTTCCCAGATTGGACCACATCATCTACCAATCTTCTTccccacaaaaacaaaaataactcaaataaagaaaaaaacccaTTTAACAGAAAACCAGCGGCGGCGCCTGGGGTGCTTACGACGGCCGCCAGCAAAGTAGTGAATGTTGCAGCAAATAAGGTACTAGATGATACGCAGCCTGAACAATCCTGGGTAGATCCCTTGCCTGTAATTAATTGAAATCCAAAATGATACATAAAATTCAATATACTATACTGTatatgtaaataatatttgaacgTAAAATCTTCAAGGtacataaaataataacatGCAAGACTGTCAATTAGAACTTTCATATAGAAACCTTGAAGGCACATCCTTCTTCGAGATAACAAGGAAGGGAGGGGAACGCGTCAAGATACTTACAACATTAGTCTGGACAATTCCAGGTGAAACGCACACTACACTAATGCCAGATTCAGCAGGCAGCCGCTTATGTAGGACACTACTAAACATAATCTGCAATCCATATACGACTAGGTTAGAGTAGTCTTGTTTTAGCTTCGAAAATTATATACATACCACCGCAGTTAATTGACATTTAATTATGTGCAAGTGTCCAGCCTTGGGTAATAGATGACCAGCTTTTACAAACTAATAGAAAAGAGAGAtcaaagcagaagttgaaaccataaaaattaaaaaaattaaaacaaaattaaaaaaaaaacacaagcaGATTATAGCACCCAATCATCAAGCACTTGATCAATGTACAGGTCCAAGTAACTAAAAAGATCTAAATAAAGACAGAGGCACCTgtatttcaaatatatatatatatatatatatatatatatatatatatatatatatcgcaCAAAGTAGTTAAACTTTACAGATCAAGAGGACCTGAATTCATTTCCACAAAGATGGATAGGAAGAAAAGCTTGTAGCTCTTACAAGCTTGTTCCAGCTAAAATATGGAAACCATCAAACAATAAAGACTTTCAAGACCACCTGTGCCAACTTGCTGCTTGAGTAACCCACTAAGcttgtatattttcttttcctggAAACAACGTTCATGTCTTCTGTGTCAACAAAGCCAACATAATGCATCTATATAAAGAAAGAACGAGCATTCTCAGATTAACATAACAATAAAACAAGAATATCAAACTGTGAAATACATTTATAGTGCCAATCTAAAAACCTAAGGATGTATCTACAACTAGTTAGCATATATGCCAACTAGTTTTTCTTTCCATGTGTGTGTACGTAGGTGTGCGAAtgttatatatatcatatatacccagaaaagcaaaagcagaagagTGTAAAATTTTATGCATGATGACCATGGAACTTACAACGGAATTCAAATTAACAATTCGACTCGGAGATCCTCTAATAAGGGAAGGCAATAGCAAGACGGATAGCAACGCTGGAGCCAGATGATTCACTTGCAAGTGTTCTTCGTAACCATCTTTAGAAAACTTTTGCGGCTCTGAACACACCAAAGACAGAGTAGTCCAGCAAATGACCGATCAGATTCTGAAGGGATGAACATTTGAAATCAGGTAAAAATGTCAACAAAGCGATCAACCTCCAATTGAAAATATCCCAGCATTGTTGATAAGAACATGGAGAGGTCCTAAACGAGCATTCCATGCTTCGGCAAATCTCACAACAGAATCCAATGAAAGCAGATCAAGTTCCATTACCTATTAAAGTTAAACAATAGTATTGTTTGTATATAATTAATGAAATGTAGATATTAGCGTTGGCCCTGTTAATAAGTTACCTCAATATTGAGAGGAAGCCCCATTCCAGACCATTCATTTTGCCACTTCTGGATCAGCTCATTAGCTGCTTTCGTATTCCTCACCGCCATTACAACATGCGCGCCTGATTCCGCCAGCTGCCTGTTCAGTTTTCATGTTTAAGCAAAACTAATTCAAAATTCACAATTGAAACTGAGAAATGGGCACCAGGTTATCAAAATTCTCAGTAACCAAACGGTGGGACCCCTAAGTCCCAATGCAATCTTGCAAATTGAGTTGATTTATTTATACTAAACAAACAAGCTAACAAGAAAAC
Above is a window of Malus sylvestris chromosome 15, drMalSylv7.2, whole genome shotgun sequence DNA encoding:
- the LOC126605569 gene encoding dehydrogenase/reductase SDR family member FEY-like; this encodes MQSDWLEKFRLEFRQEQHSWGIQGWQPKAWENTIEAKAESSKLTYSGWLELIYPLCPSFILHQREPTTMGLGGTRSDYTPPYEFLTKNPNFGRTRKHGEKTARIPNVLFVLISARIPNVPRPARRSSSILPCFLVVVLLTLIDESFSLVPNPMPLPPINDLTCIVTGSTSGIGREIARQLAESGAHVVMAVRNTKAANELIQKWQNEWSGMGLPLNIEVMELDLLSLDSVVRFAEAWNARLGPLHVLINNAGIFSIGEPQKFSKDGYEEHLQVNHLAPALLSVLLLPSLIRGSPSRIVNLNSVMHYVGFVDTEDMNVVSRKRKYTSLVGYSSSKLAQIMFSSVLHKRLPAESGISVVCVSPGIVQTNVARDLPRIVQAAYHLVPYLLQHSLLCWRPS